A genomic stretch from Acidobacteriota bacterium includes:
- the kdpB gene encoding potassium-transporting ATPase subunit KdpB, producing MPALKRSLFDKAIVGRAARDAVRKLDPAHLLKNPVIFVTEIGALLTTAGIVLRRGSEPAGFTVQISLWLWFTVLFANFAEAMAEGRGKAQADELRKTRTRTVANRIGEDGAPEPVPAERLRKGDLVTVSAGETIPADGEVIEGAATVDESAITGESAPVIREAGGDRSAVTGGTRVLSDRIKVRVTADPGQSFLDRMIGLVEGAERRKTPNEIALTILLSALTIIFLVVVMTLSPFGRYSGVPLTVTVLVALLVCLIPTTIGGLLNAIGIAGIDRMVQKNVLAMSGRAVEAAGDVDVLLLDKTGTITLGDRQATAFLPAPGVAAEELADAAQLASLADETPEGRSIVVLAKNYGLRGRSIADLPGAAFIAFSAQTRMSGVDLQGRSIRKGAPDAIQAFVRADVPLRVHDAVSDIALHGGTPLLVAEAGRVLGAIALKDIVKGGLRDRFERFRAMGIKTVMITGDNPLTAAAIAREAGVDDFIAEAKPEDKLARIRREQAAGHLVAMTGDGTNDAPALAQADVGVAMNTGTQAAKEAGNMVDLDSNPTKLIEVVEIGKQMLITRGALTTFSICNDVAKYFAIIPAMLVGVFPVIAPLNVMGLRSPASAVLSAVIFNALIIVALIPLALRGVRFRPLGAAALLRRNLFIYGLGGLVAPFPGIKIIDLIVNALHLV from the coding sequence ATGCCCGCCCTGAAACGCTCTCTCTTCGACAAGGCCATCGTCGGCCGCGCGGCCCGCGACGCGGTCCGCAAGCTCGACCCGGCCCATCTCCTGAAGAACCCCGTCATTTTCGTCACGGAAATCGGGGCCCTGTTGACGACCGCCGGGATCGTCCTGAGGAGGGGAAGCGAGCCGGCAGGCTTCACCGTCCAGATCTCCCTCTGGCTCTGGTTCACGGTCCTCTTCGCCAATTTCGCCGAGGCCATGGCCGAGGGCCGGGGGAAGGCCCAGGCCGACGAGCTCAGGAAAACGCGGACCCGGACCGTGGCCAACCGCATCGGGGAGGACGGGGCGCCCGAGCCTGTCCCGGCCGAGCGGCTCCGGAAGGGGGACCTCGTCACCGTTTCCGCCGGCGAGACGATCCCGGCCGACGGCGAGGTCATCGAAGGCGCTGCCACGGTCGACGAATCCGCCATCACCGGCGAGTCCGCCCCCGTCATCCGCGAGGCGGGCGGCGACCGGAGCGCGGTCACCGGAGGCACGCGGGTCCTGTCCGACCGGATCAAGGTCCGCGTCACGGCCGACCCCGGCCAGAGCTTCCTCGACCGGATGATCGGTCTCGTCGAAGGGGCCGAGCGGCGGAAGACGCCGAACGAGATCGCCCTGACCATTCTCCTTTCGGCGCTGACGATCATCTTCCTCGTCGTCGTCATGACCCTCAGCCCCTTCGGCCGCTATTCCGGCGTCCCCCTCACGGTGACGGTCCTGGTCGCCCTCCTCGTCTGCCTCATCCCGACGACGATCGGCGGCCTGCTCAACGCCATCGGCATCGCCGGCATCGACCGGATGGTCCAGAAGAACGTCCTGGCCATGAGCGGCCGCGCCGTCGAGGCGGCCGGGGACGTCGACGTCCTCCTTCTCGACAAGACGGGGACGATCACGCTCGGCGACCGGCAGGCGACGGCCTTCCTCCCCGCCCCGGGGGTGGCCGCCGAGGAGCTGGCCGACGCCGCCCAGCTCGCGTCCCTGGCCGACGAGACGCCGGAAGGCCGGAGCATCGTCGTCCTGGCCAAGAACTACGGCCTTCGGGGCAGGTCCATCGCCGACCTGCCGGGAGCGGCCTTCATCGCCTTTTCGGCCCAGACCCGGATGAGCGGCGTCGACCTCCAGGGGCGGTCCATCCGCAAGGGAGCGCCGGACGCCATCCAGGCCTTCGTCCGGGCGGACGTCCCCCTCCGGGTCCACGACGCGGTCAGCGATATCGCCCTCCACGGCGGCACGCCGCTCCTCGTGGCCGAGGCCGGCCGGGTCCTGGGCGCCATCGCGCTCAAGGACATCGTCAAGGGCGGCCTGCGCGACCGGTTCGAGCGGTTCCGGGCGATGGGCATCAAGACGGTCATGATCACCGGCGACAATCCCCTGACCGCGGCGGCCATCGCCCGCGAGGCCGGCGTCGACGATTTCATCGCCGAGGCCAAGCCCGAGGATAAGCTGGCACGCATCCGCCGGGAGCAGGCGGCCGGCCATCTCGTCGCCATGACCGGGGACGGCACGAACGACGCCCCGGCCCTGGCCCAGGCCGATGTCGGCGTGGCGATGAACACGGGGACGCAGGCAGCCAAGGAGGCCGGCAACATGGTCGACCTCGATTCCAACCCGACCAAGCTCATCGAGGTCGTCGAGATCGGCAAGCAGATGCTCATCACCCGGGGCGCCCTGACGACCTTCAGCATCTGCAACGACGTCGCCAAGTACTTCGCCATCATCCCGGCCATGCTCGTCGGCGTCTTTCCGGTTATCGCCCCGCTCAACGTCATGGGCCTCCGCTCGCCCGCGAGCGCCGTCCTCAGCGCGGTCATCTTCAACGCCCTGATCATCGTCGCCCTCATCCCCCTGGCCCTGCGCGGCGTCCGCTTCCGGCCGCTTGGGGCGGCGGCCCTCCTCCGCCGCAACCTCTTCATCTACGGCCTGGGCGGCCTCGTCGCGCCGTTCCCGGGGATCAAGATCATCGACCTCATTGTCAACGCCCTGCATCTTGTCTAG
- a CDS encoding sigma-54 dependent transcriptional regulator: protein MDPDTSPAKADLQLQILVVDDELNIRKTLALCLETAGHAVTAVSNVKDALAEASRRPFDLAFVDLRLGVDDGLDLIPALLAATPGLKIIVITAYASIETAVEAIRRGASDYIPKPFTPAQIDLAVRKVFEVRSLEQKVAALQEDLGRQHPEIDLTSTSPAMQRAVALARQAASSEATILLLGESGTGKTVLARAIHGWSRRAGKPFIAVSCPSFAPDLLDSELFGHVRGAFTGAIRDNPGRIAAGEGGTLFLDEIGDLPLALQPKLLRFIQEREYERVGDTVTRRADVRLIAATNRRLEEAVRDGRFREDLFYRLSVIPIEIPALRDRPGDIPGLAERLLAFHARANHRTFLCFTDEVVRALTGYGWPGNVRELSNTIERAAIICREDRIGAECLPPGLAAGDAEIRIGDRVSLDKLEEQHIRRVLAATRSLQEAASVLDIDQATLWRRRKKYGI, encoded by the coding sequence ATGGATCCTGACACAAGCCCGGCCAAGGCGGATTTGCAGCTCCAGATTCTCGTCGTCGACGACGAGCTCAACATCCGCAAGACGCTCGCGCTCTGCCTCGAAACCGCGGGCCACGCCGTGACCGCGGTCAGCAACGTCAAGGATGCCCTGGCCGAGGCCTCCCGCCGCCCGTTCGATCTGGCCTTCGTCGACCTGCGGCTCGGCGTCGATGACGGCCTCGATCTCATCCCGGCCCTTCTCGCCGCGACGCCCGGGCTCAAGATCATCGTCATCACGGCCTACGCGTCCATCGAAACGGCCGTCGAGGCCATCCGCCGCGGCGCTTCCGACTACATCCCCAAGCCGTTCACCCCGGCCCAGATCGACCTGGCCGTCCGCAAGGTTTTCGAGGTCCGGTCGCTCGAACAGAAGGTCGCGGCCCTTCAGGAGGACCTGGGCCGCCAGCATCCCGAGATCGACCTCACGAGCACGAGCCCGGCCATGCAGAGGGCCGTGGCCCTGGCCCGTCAGGCCGCGTCTTCCGAGGCGACGATCCTGCTGCTCGGCGAGAGCGGGACGGGGAAGACCGTCCTGGCCCGGGCCATCCACGGCTGGAGCCGCCGGGCCGGGAAGCCGTTCATCGCCGTCTCCTGTCCGTCCTTCGCGCCGGACCTCCTGGACAGCGAGCTCTTCGGCCACGTGCGCGGCGCCTTTACCGGCGCCATCCGGGACAACCCGGGCCGGATCGCCGCGGGCGAAGGCGGGACGCTCTTCCTGGACGAGATCGGCGACCTGCCTCTGGCGCTGCAGCCGAAGCTCCTGCGGTTCATCCAGGAACGGGAATACGAGCGCGTGGGCGATACGGTCACCCGGAGGGCGGACGTTCGGCTGATCGCGGCCACGAACCGGCGGCTCGAAGAGGCGGTCCGGGACGGCCGTTTCCGGGAGGACCTATTCTATCGCCTCAGCGTCATCCCCATCGAGATCCCAGCGCTGCGGGACCGGCCCGGCGACATCCCCGGGCTGGCCGAGCGGCTGCTGGCCTTCCACGCCCGCGCCAATCATCGGACGTTCCTGTGCTTCACCGATGAAGTCGTCCGCGCCCTGACCGGCTATGGCTGGCCGGGGAACGTTCGCGAACTGAGCAATACCATCGAACGGGCCGCGATCATCTGCCGGGAGGACCGCATCGGCGCCGAGTGCCTGCCGCCGGGACTCGCGGCCGGCGACGCCGAGATCAGGATCGGGGATCGCGTCAGTCTGGACAAGCTCGAAGAACAGCACATCCGGCGCGTGCTGGCCGCCACCCGTTCGCTTCAGGAAGCGGCTTCCGTGCTGGACATCGACCAAGCGACGCTCTGGCGCAGGCGGAAGAAGTACGGCATCTGA
- the kdpC gene encoding K(+)-transporting ATPase subunit C, with protein sequence MTNGLAELRRSFMAVAALAVILCGFYPLTSWVAAQVLFPGRANGSLRTAKGVVVGSDLIGRGFSGPAYFHPRPSAADGGRDAGRSGGSNLGPLSRKLVEAVARRAAEYRAENGLGAGTPLPADAVTASGSGLDPHISPENARLQAGRVARARGLAEARVLALIEASTEGRTLGVLGEPRVNVLALNLALDGVARGGR encoded by the coding sequence ATGACAAACGGGCTCGCGGAACTCCGGCGGTCGTTCATGGCCGTGGCGGCCCTCGCGGTCATCCTCTGCGGCTTCTATCCGCTGACCTCTTGGGTCGCGGCCCAGGTTCTCTTCCCCGGCCGGGCCAACGGGTCCCTCCGGACGGCGAAGGGGGTCGTCGTCGGCTCGGACCTCATCGGCCGGGGGTTCTCGGGTCCGGCCTATTTCCATCCGCGTCCGTCGGCGGCCGACGGCGGCCGCGACGCCGGGCGATCCGGCGGCTCGAACCTGGGGCCGCTCTCGCGCAAGCTGGTCGAGGCCGTGGCCCGGCGCGCCGCCGAGTACCGGGCGGAGAACGGGCTCGGCGCGGGCACGCCCCTGCCGGCCGACGCGGTGACCGCCTCGGGGAGCGGGCTCGATCCCCACATCTCGCCCGAGAACGCCCGGCTCCAGGCCGGCCGCGTCGCCCGGGCCCGCGGCCTGGCCGAGGCCCGCGTGCTCGCCCTGATCGAGGCATCGACAGAGGGCCGGACGCTCGGCGTCCTCGGCGAGCCCCGCGTCAACGTCCTGGCACTGAACCTCGCGCTCGATGGAGTTGCCCGTGGCGGACGATAG
- a CDS encoding PhzF family phenazine biosynthesis protein — translation MAIPICQVDAFAEEPFKGNPAGVCLIPTPADPGWMQSVAAEMNVAETAFPLAEGDGFRLRWFTPKTEVRLCGHATLAAAHVLWERGLLAPDREARFETLSGVLTARRDGSLVELDFPARPPLPGTPPWSDAVAGALGIKPRAIVLSAEDVLFEAMDEGAVRSVEPDFAALGALPARGVIVTSRSADPRFDFVSRFFAPAVGIDEDPVTGSSHTVLAPYWAARLGKTSFTAYQASARGGILRLRLDGGRVKIAGRAVTVVRGEILV, via the coding sequence ATGGCCATCCCGATCTGCCAGGTCGACGCTTTCGCCGAGGAGCCGTTCAAAGGCAACCCGGCCGGCGTCTGTCTGATCCCGACGCCGGCCGATCCGGGCTGGATGCAAAGCGTCGCGGCCGAGATGAACGTGGCCGAAACGGCCTTCCCTCTGGCCGAGGGCGACGGCTTCCGCCTGCGCTGGTTCACGCCCAAGACCGAGGTCAGGCTCTGCGGCCACGCCACCCTGGCCGCGGCCCACGTCCTCTGGGAGCGCGGCCTGCTCGCCCCGGACCGCGAGGCCCGGTTCGAGACCCTGAGCGGGGTCCTGACGGCCCGCCGCGACGGCTCTCTCGTCGAGCTCGACTTCCCGGCCCGGCCGCCTCTCCCCGGGACGCCGCCATGGTCCGACGCGGTGGCCGGAGCGCTGGGCATCAAGCCCCGGGCCATCGTCCTGAGCGCCGAGGACGTCCTTTTCGAGGCGATGGACGAGGGCGCCGTGCGGAGCGTCGAGCCCGACTTCGCGGCCCTGGGGGCCCTGCCGGCCCGCGGCGTCATCGTCACCAGCCGGTCCGCCGATCCCCGCTTCGACTTCGTCTCGCGTTTCTTCGCGCCAGCGGTCGGCATCGACGAGGACCCGGTGACTGGCTCGTCCCACACGGTCCTCGCGCCATACTGGGCGGCACGGCTGGGGAAGACGTCTTTCACGGCCTATCAGGCCTCGGCCCGCGGCGGCATCCTGCGTCTCCGCCTCGACGGCGGCCGGGTCAAGATAGCCGGCCGGGCCGTCACCGTCGTCAGGGGCGAGATCCTCGTCTGA
- the kdpA gene encoding potassium-transporting ATPase subunit KdpA, translating into MNVFGGLQLALFLVCLFLLTKPVGLCLDRVLDPGGRTWLDRPVKPVERLLYRLLGVDPGKEQDWHAYTRSLLLFSLAGLLFTYAVLRLQHRLPLNPQRFGPLAPDLAFNTAASFATNTNWQNYAGETTLSYFSQMVGLVFHNFVSAAAGIAVAAALVRGLARHASRTVGNFWVDLVRVNLYLLLPLSLVLSLFLASQGVVQNFRPYVKTAAVEGATGAGAGNAIAAQVLPQGPAASQVAIKMLGTNGGGFFNANAAHPYENPTPLSNFIQMLAIFLIPAGLTYYLGRKVKNRKHGWAVWTSMALLFLVAAIVCWKAESAGNLRLRALGLDPRGGSMEGKEVRFGVPASALFATVTTDASCGAVNAMHDSFTPLGGLVPLVNIELGEVVFGGVGSGLYGMIVFIVLAVFLTGLMVGRTPEYLGKKIEAYDVKVSVLAILVPIFAILGFSAAASVGRWGLAGLGNAGPHGLSEILYAFSSAAGNNGSAFAGLDGNTPAYNLTLALAMLCGRFVMIVPVMALAGSLARKKLVPAGETSFPVSGAMFIGILVGTVVIVGALTFLPALALGPIVEHFLMTGSGVLF; encoded by the coding sequence ATGAACGTCTTCGGCGGACTCCAGCTGGCGCTCTTCCTGGTATGTCTCTTCCTCCTGACCAAGCCGGTCGGCCTCTGCCTGGACCGGGTCCTGGACCCCGGCGGCCGGACCTGGCTGGACCGGCCGGTGAAGCCGGTCGAACGCCTCTTGTACAGGCTTCTCGGCGTCGACCCGGGAAAAGAGCAGGACTGGCACGCCTACACCCGCTCGCTTCTCCTCTTCAGCCTGGCCGGGCTTCTCTTCACCTATGCCGTCCTCCGTCTCCAGCACCGCCTGCCGTTGAATCCGCAGCGATTCGGGCCTCTGGCGCCCGACCTCGCCTTCAACACCGCGGCCAGCTTCGCGACCAACACGAACTGGCAGAACTACGCCGGGGAGACGACGCTGTCATATTTCTCCCAGATGGTCGGGCTCGTCTTCCACAACTTCGTCTCCGCCGCCGCCGGCATCGCCGTCGCAGCGGCCCTGGTCCGCGGCCTCGCCCGGCACGCGTCCCGGACGGTGGGGAACTTCTGGGTCGACCTGGTCCGCGTCAACCTCTATCTGCTCCTCCCCCTGTCGCTCGTCCTCTCGCTCTTCCTCGCCTCCCAGGGGGTCGTCCAGAACTTCCGGCCGTACGTCAAAACGGCGGCCGTCGAGGGAGCGACGGGCGCCGGGGCCGGCAACGCGATCGCGGCGCAGGTCCTGCCGCAGGGCCCGGCGGCCTCCCAGGTCGCCATCAAGATGCTCGGCACGAACGGCGGCGGGTTCTTCAACGCCAACGCCGCCCACCCCTACGAGAATCCGACCCCCCTTTCGAACTTCATCCAGATGCTCGCGATCTTCCTCATCCCGGCCGGCCTGACCTATTACCTGGGCCGCAAGGTCAAGAACCGGAAGCACGGCTGGGCTGTCTGGACGTCCATGGCCCTCCTCTTCCTCGTCGCGGCCATCGTCTGCTGGAAGGCCGAGAGCGCCGGCAATCTCCGCCTCCGGGCCCTCGGCCTCGACCCGCGCGGCGGCAGCATGGAAGGCAAGGAGGTCCGCTTCGGCGTTCCGGCCTCGGCTCTCTTCGCCACCGTCACCACGGACGCCTCGTGCGGCGCGGTCAACGCCATGCACGACTCCTTCACGCCGCTCGGCGGGCTCGTCCCGCTCGTCAACATCGAGCTCGGCGAGGTCGTCTTCGGCGGCGTCGGCTCGGGCCTCTACGGGATGATCGTCTTCATCGTCCTGGCCGTCTTCCTGACGGGCCTGATGGTCGGGCGGACCCCCGAGTACCTGGGCAAGAAGATCGAGGCCTATGACGTCAAGGTCTCCGTCCTGGCCATCCTCGTCCCCATCTTCGCCATCCTCGGCTTCTCCGCCGCGGCCTCGGTCGGCCGGTGGGGCCTGGCCGGCCTCGGCAACGCCGGCCCCCACGGCCTGAGCGAGATCCTCTATGCCTTCTCCTCGGCGGCGGGCAACAACGGCAGCGCCTTCGCCGGCCTCGACGGGAACACGCCGGCGTACAACCTCACCCTGGCCCTGGCCATGCTCTGCGGCCGCTTTGTCATGATCGTGCCCGTCATGGCCTTGGCCGGAAGCCTGGCGCGGAAGAAGCTCGTCCCGGCCGGCGAGACGAGCTTCCCGGTGAGCGGGGCGATGTTCATCGGCATCCTCGTCGGGACCGTCGTCATCGTCGGCGCCCTGACGTTCCTGCCCGCGCTGGCCCTCGGCCCGATCGTCGAGCACTTCCTGATGACCGGGTCGGGCGTCCTGTTCTAG
- a CDS encoding class I SAM-dependent methyltransferase has translation MPDSASQPSPYEAPELYDLLFDGLDFDLPYWLETARTAGGPVLELGCGTGRVLLALRRAGLDADGLDASAAMIERLRDKAAEAGLPVRAEVADMRSFELGRRYARIFCAFNGFAHCETSADQIACLRAALAHLEPGGALVLHLSYPGPAYWQEPEGRSVFEHEAPLPGGGKVQMWDNRHKDVVGQRQDSQVEIWELDAAERPKSVHQFRMSQRWVYRFELELLFAAAGFARWEIFGGFDRQPLRTPDEQMIAWAYKADAAAPDAR, from the coding sequence ATGCCTGACAGCGCCAGCCAGCCCTCGCCTTACGAAGCGCCCGAGCTCTACGACCTGTTGTTCGACGGGCTCGATTTCGACCTGCCGTACTGGCTCGAGACGGCGCGAACGGCCGGCGGCCCGGTGCTCGAGCTCGGCTGCGGCACGGGCCGGGTCCTCCTGGCCCTCCGCCGGGCCGGCCTGGACGCCGACGGGCTCGACGCCAGCGCGGCGATGATCGAGCGCCTCCGCGACAAGGCCGCCGAGGCGGGCCTTCCGGTCCGGGCCGAGGTCGCCGATATGCGGTCCTTCGAGCTGGGCCGGCGCTATGCCCGCATTTTCTGCGCCTTCAACGGCTTCGCCCACTGCGAGACGAGCGCCGACCAGATCGCCTGCCTGCGGGCGGCCCTGGCGCACCTCGAGCCGGGCGGGGCGCTCGTCCTCCACTTGTCCTATCCCGGACCGGCCTACTGGCAGGAGCCGGAAGGCCGCTCCGTGTTCGAGCACGAGGCCCCCTTGCCCGGCGGCGGCAAGGTCCAAATGTGGGACAACCGGCATAAGGACGTCGTCGGCCAGCGGCAGGACTCGCAGGTCGAGATCTGGGAGCTCGACGCCGCCGAGCGCCCGAAGTCCGTTCATCAGTTCAGGATGTCCCAACGCTGGGTCTACCGGTTCGAGCTCGAGCTCCTCTTCGCCGCGGCCGGCTTCGCCCGCTGGGAGATCTTCGGCGGCTTCGACCGGCAGCCGCTCCGGACGCCCGACGAGCAGATGATCGCCTGGGCCTACAAGGCGGACGCCGCCGCCCCGGACGCCCGCTGA
- a CDS encoding ATP-binding protein, translating into MLGLRQKLSLGFGGLLVIIAVIGAQSIAYLSRLGQSIDVILRENYRSVIACQEMKEALERIDSGVLFTLLGDSPQGEALILKNKGVFEAGLQVEMNTITLPGEGEKARLLRDEYGRYAAALDKVKDATAPPEVRRDAYFRTLLPLFGRIKATADAILQMNQQNMNDANNRARQDARAARRQMYLLLGLGTLVALALVVFSRRWILRPVRSLIKSADEIRRGNLDLVVPVGSHDEIGHLAESFNAMAASLREFRRSDRARLARVRRATEQAFDRLADPIAVLDLDGRVEVSTESARKVFGLRPGASVRDLPPDLDGLFGRALADGRPVPPRSQQKLIQQFVGGEERFYRPEAVPILDAGRQPTGVILVLQDVTQLRQQDEIKRNVIRTVSHQLKTPLTSVRLAIHLLLEEKIGALNEKQVELLVAAREDSERLHVILNNLLDISRLEAGQARLDLEMVSPRALILDSLEPFRRVAQDQGVTLAADIPGDLAGVRVDRSRLGFVFGNIITNALQHTPPGGRITVSAEERGGEVRISISDTGGGIPEAFLPKVFEPFFRVPGRKESQGAGLGLAIAKEIVEAHGGKVGVESREGQGATFFFTLKKAGGGRAEEARHE; encoded by the coding sequence ATGCTCGGACTCCGTCAGAAATTATCGCTTGGCTTTGGAGGATTGCTTGTCATCATCGCCGTCATCGGGGCCCAAAGCATCGCCTACCTGTCGCGGCTCGGCCAGTCCATTGACGTCATCCTGCGCGAGAACTACCGAAGCGTCATCGCCTGCCAGGAGATGAAGGAGGCCCTGGAGCGCATCGACAGCGGCGTGTTGTTCACGCTCCTCGGGGACTCCCCGCAGGGAGAAGCGCTCATCCTGAAGAACAAGGGCGTCTTCGAAGCGGGGCTCCAGGTCGAGATGAATACGATCACGCTCCCCGGGGAGGGCGAGAAAGCCCGGCTCCTCAGGGACGAATACGGGCGTTATGCGGCGGCCCTCGACAAGGTCAAGGACGCGACGGCGCCGCCGGAGGTCCGCCGGGATGCCTACTTCCGGACCCTCCTGCCTCTCTTCGGCCGGATCAAGGCCACGGCCGACGCCATCCTCCAGATGAATCAGCAGAACATGAACGACGCCAACAATCGGGCCCGGCAGGACGCCCGGGCGGCCCGGCGGCAGATGTACCTGCTCCTCGGCCTGGGAACGCTCGTCGCCCTGGCGCTCGTCGTCTTCTCGCGGCGCTGGATCCTGCGGCCTGTCCGGAGCCTGATCAAGTCCGCCGACGAGATCCGCCGCGGCAACCTCGACCTGGTCGTCCCGGTCGGCTCGCACGACGAGATCGGCCACCTCGCCGAGTCCTTCAACGCCATGGCGGCGAGCCTCCGGGAATTCCGTCGGTCCGACCGGGCCAGGCTCGCTCGCGTCCGGCGGGCGACCGAGCAGGCGTTCGACCGTCTGGCCGACCCGATCGCCGTCCTCGACCTCGACGGCCGGGTCGAGGTCTCCACGGAGTCGGCCCGGAAGGTCTTCGGCCTGCGGCCGGGGGCCTCGGTCCGCGACCTGCCGCCGGACCTTGACGGCCTGTTCGGCCGGGCCCTGGCCGACGGACGGCCGGTGCCGCCGCGCTCCCAACAGAAGCTCATCCAGCAGTTCGTCGGCGGCGAGGAGCGCTTTTACCGGCCCGAGGCTGTCCCGATCCTGGACGCCGGGCGGCAGCCGACGGGGGTCATCCTCGTCCTTCAGGACGTGACCCAGCTACGCCAGCAGGACGAGATCAAGCGAAACGTCATCCGGACCGTTTCGCATCAGCTGAAAACCCCCCTGACGTCGGTGCGCCTGGCCATCCATCTCCTGCTAGAAGAGAAAATCGGGGCCCTCAACGAAAAGCAGGTCGAGCTCCTGGTCGCGGCCCGGGAGGACAGCGAACGGCTCCACGTGATCCTGAACAACCTGCTCGACATCAGCCGCCTGGAGGCGGGCCAGGCCCGCCTCGATCTCGAGATGGTCTCGCCCCGGGCGCTTATCCTTGACTCCCTCGAGCCATTCCGCCGGGTCGCCCAGGACCAGGGCGTCACCCTGGCCGCCGACATCCCCGGCGACCTGGCCGGCGTCCGGGTCGATCGCTCCCGCCTCGGCTTCGTTTTCGGCAATATCATCACGAACGCCCTCCAGCATACGCCGCCCGGGGGGAGGATCACGGTCAGCGCCGAAGAAAGGGGCGGGGAGGTCCGCATCTCGATCTCGGATACCGGCGGCGGCATCCCGGAAGCCTTTCTGCCCAAGGTCTTCGAGCCGTTCTTCCGCGTCCCGGGCCGGAAGGAAAGCCAGGGGGCGGGACTCGGCCTGGCCATCGCCAAGGAGATCGTCGAGGCTCACGGAGGCAAAGTCGGCGTCGAAAGCCGTGAGGGCCAGGGCGCAACGTTCTTTTTCACGCTGAAGAAGGCCGGCGGCGGCCGCGCGGAGGAGGCCCGTCATGAGTGA
- the kdpF gene encoding K(+)-transporting ATPase subunit F — MIDIAGLAIGLLLIGYLLLSVLRPEKF; from the coding sequence ATGATCGACATCGCCGGCCTCGCCATCGGCCTCCTGCTCATCGGCTACCTACTGCTGAGCGTCCTCCGGCCGGAAAAATTCTGA